From the genome of Grus americana isolate bGruAme1 chromosome 9, bGruAme1.mat, whole genome shotgun sequence, one region includes:
- the TRPC1 gene encoding short transient receptor potential channel 1 isoform X3: MVWSDVKRLWYDGLEDFLEESRNQLSFVMNSLYLATFALKVVAHNKFHDYAERKDWDAFHPTLVAEGLFAFANVLSYLRLFFMYTTSSILGPLQISMGQMLQDFGKFLGMFLLVLFSFTIGLTQLYDKGFTVNEEKDCAGIFCEQQSNDTFHSFIGTCFALFWYIFSLAHVAIFVTRFSYGEELQSFVGAVIVGTYNVVVVIVLTKLLVAMLHKSFQLIANHEDKEWKFARAKLWLSYFDDKCTLPPPFNVIPSPKTICYLFNSLSKWICSHTSSGKVKRQNSLKEWRNLKQKRDENYQKVMCCLVHRYLTSMRQKMQSTDQATVENLNELRQDLSKFRNEMRDLLGFRTSKYAMFYPRN, translated from the exons ATGGTGTGGTCAGATGTTAAAAGACTCTGGTATGATGGTTTAGAAGACTTTTTAGAAGAATCCCGTAATCAGCTTAGTTTTGTCATGAATTCCCTGTATTTGGCAACTTTTGCTCTCAAAGTAGTTGCCCATAACAAG TTTCATGATTATGCTGAAAGGAAGGACTGGGATGCATTCCATCCTACCCTAGTGGCAGAAggtctttttgcttttgctaatGTTCTTAGTTATCTGCGTCTCTTCTTCATGTACACAACCAGCTCTATTCTGGGACCACTCCAG ATTTCAATGGGGCAGATGCTACAAGATTTTGGAAAATTTCTGGGCATGTTTCTTCTTGTCTTATTCTCATTCACAATTGGATTGACACAACTTTATGATAAAGGATTTActgtaaatgaagaaaaggacTGTGCGGGAATTTTCTGCGAACAACAGAGCAATGACACATTCCATTC gTTTATTGGCACATGTTTTGCTCTGTTCTGGTATATATTCTCCCTGGCACATGTAGCAATCTTTGTCACACGTTTTAGCTATGGTGAAGAATTACAGTCTTTTGTGGGTGCTGTTATTGTTGGTACCTACAATGTGGTGGTTGTGATAGTACTAACTAAACTCCTTGTGGCAATGCTTCATAAAAGTTTTCAGCTGATAGCA AATCATGAAGATAAGGAATGGAAATTTGCTCGTGCCAAGCTTTGGCTTAGCTACTTTGATGACAAATGCACGCTACCTCCACCTTTCAATGTTATTCCCTCTCCCAAGACTATCTGCTATCTTTTCAACAGTCTCAGTAAATGGATCTGCTCTCATACATCAAGTGGCAAAGTGAAACGTCAGAACAGCCTGAAG GAATGGAGAAATCTGAAGcaaaagagagatgaaaattATCAAAAGGTGATGTGTTGCTTAGTCCACCGTTACTTGACTTCCATGAGACAGAAGATGCAAAGCACGGATCAGGCAACTGTGGAAAACCTAAATGAACTGCGGCAAGACTTGTCAAAATTCCGAAATGAAATGAGAGACCTGCTTGGTTTTCGAACTTCAAAATATGCTATGTTTTATCCAAGAAACTAA